TTGAGATACTCAATAGCTTCATTTGTCAACTCCACGCTCTACACAGAGGAAAAATAAGCAACAATTTATATGCTAATTAATACACCATCAGTAGAAATAATTTTACATTCAGTACCAAAGACTATGTCGACCCGAACGCAATGCCAATTAAAGACCGAAATAAATATTAGCTGTTTATAGCAGAAGAGAGGCACAACCTCCAGGTTGCTTTACACATTGAAAACTTGACCATTTAGCATACATATGCCATTTCCTCCAACTTAGTGCAAACATGCGATCATCCTGCTAGATCCTTAGCACACCATAGAAACTTAAAGGAGGATTGATATTCCACTTTCCAAAGAAATGGGTGAGTGGTATGATCAGACAACTTCCAGATCGAAACAGATTAAGTCAAGTAGTACCGATTTTAATATTGGCAGTGACCGCATAATTGTGTGCCCATTTACGAATATGCAGCAGTCATTGCCCCATAATGATAAGTTACTTCGCACAATGGGAGAAATAAAGTAGCTAAAAAATATCGAAAGACCTTCCAAGACATCAACCAACTTTTGTGATTCGAGGTCTTCCAAATTCTTGTTTAACTAAAATATCGCACCACATCACATTCACAAGACAAGGGCGAAACAGTTGTCCCttcaagagaataaaaaaaaaaaaaagccttttaCTTTGGTTaagtaatgaaaaagaaaattgtcactAAAACAAAATCATTAAATAAGAAGCCATCGACATATTGCTCcaggaaaaaaaccaaataaactAACGGTAACTCCTTTACTCTTTATGTCTTTTATATCGGTACCTGATCAGGACTTCTTTTAAATGAAGATGGAATTAGACTCTCTGCTAGTTTGATATCATTGTCATAACCAAACTTCCTCAGAACAGTCCACGTTGTCTCCAAACGCCCTTTTTCAATGAACAGCGCATGGAGAAACAGGAATCCTGTCAATGTAAGCCCGTGTTCACTGACTCCTTCGGGCAACTTCTCCTGAACAACCCTCTTGACACCCACTATTTCAGAAGGCTGTAGAGGCGCGTTAAAACATTTGACCTGTCAAATACATGAACTGAGGTGATATGAACACATGTCAAAGACTACATAACAGGAGATATTCTCGCTAAGATTTCCTTAAAATAGCCAGGGATGATGCTGAGCTATCAAATTGCATGGCACTTAAAAGTAGTCTCAATCAATATACATAAACTCccgaagaaggaagggaaaaaaaaaggtatcaGATGTACAATGAGTTCCAACAAAATGATACAATATTGGAAGCACAAAAGGAGACCTGAAAATCATTTAGCTCTGCATCACTGAGGGCACCATCCCTATCATGATCGCAGAGAATGAAAATCCGCTTCAGGGCTCTGACACAACGAGGTTTTAGAGTTTGCGTCTCTTGATCAAATAGTGGGGCAGTAGGATGAAGAACAGCCTTTTGTGCGTAGTAGAAAACCTCCGGGACCTGCGGTGCGAAAAATGCTCAACAAAGAGAGAACACTACTAGAGCACTTCTACTAATACAAGAGAGCTGATCATTTAACCAAAACCTGAATTAGTTTGAAAGCTGAACACTCGATACAAGTTTCGATCTCCCGAAATTGATGCATTATTGGTGTCATCACGTCGTCCAAGCTAATTTGCTGATGCTCATCTCTCAAATCAAGTTTGCAACCCACCACTATAACCGGGACTTTTACCTAAAGATGATATTCAAGAGATTAATGCTCAGCGAGTCAAACAACAGAATAGTAGACTAGTTCACAAGGCTTTGCCTATCAAAATTAACTTGTTATCCTTCACTACAGCAATCAAGAGCAATAGTTTCTGAAGGAAGTCGCAATTCTTTCTCGTGGATTGCAGGGAATAAAGAAACAAAGGGACAACCAATTTACAATACCTAACCTCTAATCGACGAAGTTCTGGAAGCCAAAAGGTACTCAATCGATCAAGGGTAGCAGGCTGATCACATGCATATGTGAGAACCACAGCATCAGCCCGCCTCAGCTCTTCACCCAATTTCCCACTGTCCTCCACTCTGATATCACATTCATTCAAAAACAAATATTGAATGAGCTAACACAAACCCAGTTTGAAACATCTATAATACACTCTTGATGACGATGATGGTGATAGCTAAGCAGAATTGTTCCGGAAAGAGCACCTCGAAGAGGTGTCGATAATCGTAAGCGGCACACGATCGGGATAGAAGTCTTCGGGCAAACGCGTAGGTGGCAACACTGGAGGGGCATTCGTGGGGAAAGCATCAGTAGCCGCGGTGCAGATCAAGCTCGATTTCCCGGTGCCACGGTCCCCGACAACCACGATTCGAACGCCCGTCACGCCACCAGACAGAGCATTTCCAGCAGCAGCTCTTGCCATCAAATCTGTAGAACACCAACCCCCCCACACCAAAAAAACCCCCAAAATCATCAGCCGCATCCGAAACGACACACACAAGTCGTCCCCCAAGAGGGAAAAAATCCGTCAAAACAGAAAAGtggcgagaaaaaaaaaagaaaagaagaaggaaaaattcaacGCTGCGATTTGAAGATCTTGCCCATCTCAACCAACATGCCGAATCAAATGCGGGAATCAAAACTAACGTCTGTATAGTCTAGAACACGTAAAGAGCAGCTGATTCGTTTCGGACGTGGGGAATCCATCCCAAAAAAATGGCGGCTTGAATCACAAAACGTTCAGGCCGAGAGCACAAAAAGcacaaggaaaacaaaaaatccgAACGCGGAAACAAGAGCAGCGAGAGCGAAAGACGAAATGACTCGGACCTGccgattgattgattgactggttggttggagaagaagagagggagggagggagagcagCTAAAACCCTAGCGAACGGGGTTAATGCCAGTGGCGGTGGCTATGGAAGGCTTTCGGCTGTTTTGGCTTGGGGTTGAAGTTGGAAGGTGGCGATTCAGGAagtcccatttttttttttcccttttttttttctctccttttttcccgTGGGCAGAGAGTAGAAATGTCCGGTTCggtgaaccgccggttccgattcaggAACGGATTTGGAACCACCGATTCcagttcctaggcccaatggctCCTTTCACCCaagcctcctcttttttttaaaaaaaaaacgggttggaaccggcccttaaGGGCCTGTTCCGATTCCGAATTGGAACTGTGGatccggtcaacgggccgattccgggccccGATTTCATTTGGCTATGTCTAGCAGAAAGTATTATTTTCTCACTTTCCTTTTATTCGTTTATCCgggtttaaaataaaaatttaaaaaaaaaaaaaagagggaaattgtCAATGATTCCGGTTGCAGTAAAAGCTCGGATTCGATACGATACTGGCAGTTGGCGTTTTCTCTTTATGAGAAGGTACCAAACAAAAATCATCGATAACTTTAAACCATGATCACTGCAAAGTCGTACATTTATTTCGAATTTCTTTTCGTAAcacgaaaaccccaaattttatGCTTTTATGGCGCATTCATTCcgagcttttttcttttcatgtgacGCAGAAAATCTCGTGTTTATACCCCGTGtaacacatttattccaaattattttcttcgataaaaagaaaaattgagcgATTTTTGTCCTTCGAGATGTCCATGTAAATTTAACGGCTGTGATCCACTCGATTTCTAACGACTCGAATAAACCTCGGAATGGAGTGCTTAATATCGCATCCATCGAAATGGAGTGCTTATATAGCGAATGTCGCTGCATACAAAAGaatattcataattttttaaggGAATAATCTTAACATTGCATTTTGAAAATGGCttagtacccaaaaaaaattaactttatCATATGTCtcaattttattcaaaaaaaattttgtctcataaaaatcatcaacttttacttttgtcccaattctataaACATAatacgaaaaataaaaacccaacttttatctcataaaaaattttcaacttttagttTTATCCCAATTATACCACAATTAGCCTTCCTTCCATAGTTACCATTAGTTAATCATATATGATATTTTCACACCGTTAATGAATTCCACTCCAGCAAGACAGACATGAAAACCCTCAACTTCTCTTCTATTGTCTATTTCCCTCATACATTGTCGGGAGATACAAAGTCACTCAAGGTGGCAAGTTTTAAATTCTCTCCCGCACTCAAGAGCCTAAATAACATTTGGACATGGAGATTTGATTATTATCTTATCGTCCCTAAAACATGCTGtttttgaatttcgaaaattcattgaTAAAGTTCGACAAGAAAATTCGagtcacgtaggattaactcACAGTGACTTTTGACGGAAGGCCGACAGTGGTAGAAttgtgacaaaaataaaagttggggattctttatgagacaaaaaaaaaattcttgaatataattgagacatatgccaaaatttggattttttgaacaataggtcaatagaattgggataaaagtaaaaattagagTTTcgtatgagacaaaaaaaaaagtttttgatataattgggatagatGCTAAAACTCGTGGTTCTTTTGGGTATTAGGTCAGGTCTTTTAAAAATAGATtgccaagagagagcccaaatGCAAACTCGGAAAAATCTAATTAGATTCACATTCgctcaaaaacttaagtcaGTGAGTTATGTGCCAACAGGCATATATTAATTGCTTAGCACCACACCAATTCTCTAACGTGATATTTCTCTAAAGTATCGCGACAGTAATTACTTGATAAAATTTAAACGAACGACCTCCAGTTTCTTCGTCAGAAATCTTCCAACATCATCTTAAGGAGATCAGAAAAGACAATCGtttattcttcttttgtctTTCGTTCTCTTTTAGTCTTCTTTTTCCCTGCAACGATTCACAAGTGGCAAAAAAATCTCTCCCTCCTAATGGATTCAACGTCCACCACAATGCACGATCTGTGGTCGTCCATCATCAACAACCACCAATCAAATGTCACAGACCCAATGTCCCGGCTCTCCCATCATTGGTAGGCTTGCGAGGGGTGACGATATCTTCATCCCTAAAGCAAAATCTCCATTAAAATTTCGTAAGTAAAATAATATAATgtgcgtgtgtgtatatataagcTCGAATTTATCATTCCCTAATGCGAAAGCGATCATTCCTCCAGTAGTCACCACCTTCGAAGAGAGACTGTGAGGTGGTGGCTGGAAAATGTCTTTGTTAAATGCCTAGGTCCGACTACATTAGGCTCAAGCCAGGCCCATCCAGACTGAAACTTATTATACATTAGGCTCAAGCCAGGCCCATGGGCTATAGTTTTGACCCAATCCGAAACACGACCCAAACTCACACATTGATCAACTCTAGTTTGAATGCTTGTCCCAAATTTTCAGTTGATCTCATAATGTCTGTATTAGAAATTATGTGAATCATAAATGACATGAAGTCGTGCACAACATCTCTATCTTCAACCATACAAAATCataggaaaaagtaccaaaaaaatcataaatctattgtattggcaccaattcagttctaaacattttgtattggtaccaatttagtcctaaaccttttatattggtaccaatttagtccatccgaccaaaattggctggaaagTACGATGTGGATTCCAAGCCGCCGTCGGTTGGCATTGCCGACGCTAACATGTCCATCGGTGAGGGAAACGACTTCGTTTGCCTTAAAAATACATAGAATCGCACGAAGGAAAATTTCCAAAGTTACTCCTCTCAATCGCTCCCTCAACTCTCTCATGATCGATCCCTCCACTCCACTTTCCCCAAATCAATCTTTGGCATAATCAATCTTCACCCAAAATGGCTTGCACATATCGATCTTCCCCAACCCTAGCTTGATCTTCTCCAAATCGTCAGTCACTTTCCTTAATCGATCTTCGACACCTTTGCCCATCGCCCGACGCTTTTGCCAATTGCCTGACACCTTTGCCTTTGTCTATCGCCCCACGCCTTCGTATTCGCCCGTCACCCAACTCTTTTGCCTTCGTCTAGTCGCCTCTATTTTCATGCCGCTTCAATTTCCTTCGAGATAGGtcaattcctctctctctctctctctctctctctctctctctctctctctctctctctctctctctctctctctctctctctctctctatactaAATTTATTGGTGGTGTTGGAAGGAAACATTGGTTCATGAAACCTGGTTGCTAAATTTGTTGGTGATGCAAGAAATGGGTTTAGTGAGACTTCGATGCATAGATAAACTGTTTATGCAATCACGGTTGTCTTGCTTTAGGTGAATCTATTGGTGATGatggaaaattgaatttgttgATGAGGTAGGAAATGGGTTCAATTAGACATAGTGTTGATAGAAGGCTGAATTTACATAATTTTAAAGGGCAACTTCTGCAATCGCTTTATATTCAACATTCCGCTTGATTAGGATCCAAGCTTTCTGTAGAAAATCAAGTTGGTAACTCAAATTGGATAACTCAAGTAATAATAGTATGGAAAAGAGAGGCCTTCATGGAGAGAAAAACAAATATTCATATGTCTttaacattttcatcatttcttgtACCTTTGCATGTAGAATTCACACAGTTAGGGCTATCACCACTACCACTTGCCCCTTTCCTTGTACATTTCTGAAACCGCAAAGAATATATTCGTTTGAAATCTTATTGATGTGAAGCAAGCATGACAAATGGAAAATAGAAGTACAAACAGAACTTTTTTGCCTTGAAATCATGTTTGCAATAATGTAGACCCAGTCTCCTTAATTGAACATGTCGAAATGTTGTGTTCTGTCTTCCAATAAGTTCGACAAGCAATCTTCATTCCGACCCTCGACATCCTTGTTTCACTTGCCATCTCAATTTCGTCCCTTGATCTTTTTCGTTTACGTCTACCACTCTTCACCCTAGCTAGAAGTGGTTCAAGTGTCTGCCTATTAGTGTATTTCAAGAATTTCTCTCTTTGAATTGGCATCATCATGTTCTCATATGAAGCTAAGAACTTGGCCTTCTCATAACACTCATCGTCATAGTCATATGCACCATCTTACCTATAAGTTATAACGGCAATGGTATGAGGACAAGGGAAGCCATGAAGCTGCCATCTTCTACAAGAGCAGTCTCTCTTGAACACATCAACCACGTACTTATCACCTTTATGCTTATCCCTCACTTCATATCCAGTCTTCGCATTCCATATCACATGGCATTACATCGCATCGACtgtattttcttttaactttcttACAATTCTTGGACTACAATCCCTTTTCCACCTAGCACATGTATCCATCTGCATCTACATCCTTGTCATTATCATTATCCGTACTTCCTCTAACATACTACAAATGAACTTACACCTAGTATGTACGATTCTTCCATTGAATGCCTTGCATAAGTTGTTGTCAACAATGTCATATTTGACATCAATGGTGAAGAAAGCCCTAAACCAGTGCTTTGGATTTGTTTGAACCAAGTCATGATATGTAGCAAGATTGGTTTTCTTCAATGCTTGAGAGTGTTCATCAAAATCCATCATAGTAATGTTCTTAGCACACTGTCAAAATAGTCTTTGCGTTTGTATCTATTTGTACTTATTGCCCCAATAGGTATAGACACATCTCGCACACATCCTATTGTATGTGCCAACAGATTTGGCAGCAAAATTTAACCTATGAAGCGCCAGGCTAGCCAAGCTAGGCcggtcttttttttcttatgtcaTTCCATAAAACAATTAGGGGAAAGTCTTTCCCATATCCGATCATACCACACCCGGTTTAACTCGGGTTTCTGATACATCGAGCGAGACGAACATATTACATTATGCACTACAACCGATTTCGGCCTACTATGGCCCCATCAAGATATCGGTATCGGCTCCCGATCGGTTTGTACACGGGAGATTAACCCGCCTTCGTAGCTCTTAAGGGATGTATTCTATTTAATTCTAGAATTCCTATCACAAACCATCCTAATACCACTCCTACGGACCTAGTTGCTTTTTCCCCTCTACATCATTCACTCACCATATTGACACCAACAAGTGCCTCTTCAAGGTTATATGAGTGTGGGAGAACACGAAAACACAAATTGTTCAATCCCCCGCATTGTGCGAGGGACACAAAACAATTAGCCCGTGTCATTCTCCCCCACTCACTTCCGCAACGCCCCCACTGCGGGTTGTTGTGTCGCTTCCTTGCGCCTTTTCCTACCATCAACGCCATGTATCTGAGTCTTGCATGGATGGATGTGCGCGCTCGCCCAACATAACAATTTCTCAACATTGatagcttcttttctttttgtttaaagGCCATTTGGATTTCCTTTGGTCACTCATGTGTATCAACTATGGCACTTTTTGGCCAACCGCACGTATCTAGCAGCACCCTTTTTCGGTCACTTGCGCTTTCAAGTGTGGCACTTTTGGCTAACCGCGCATATCCGGTGGTACATCCTTTTTCCTTAATAAGCACTTCTTTATGTTAGCTAACCAACAGAGGTTTTTCCTTGTTTAAAACGTGGTAGAAGACCTATCTTGTGATTCGCCAACCTATTCCGAGAACGTTATCCCATATATGTGAGGAATCGATTTATTTGATTGTGTCCCCATTGGCATCCATAAGCATGTTGAGAGCCGCACTTTGTCCGAGCCACTTTTGCTCTAGCGATTCACTCTTCACACTCGTAGGACCGGAAAGACCATAGGTTTTTTCCGACTCACCACCTACTAAAGGTTTCCCGCTCCGATAgcacttgtgacggaccgacaaATTTGGCAATGGAATTTGGCCTGTGGGTGCCTGGCTAGCCAAGCCGGTGagcctttcttttcttatgtcGTCCCATGTAAGAGTTAGGTGAATGTCTTTCCCATATCCGATTATACCACGCCTAGCTTAGCTCGAGCTTCTGATACATCAAGCAAGACAAGCAGATTATATTAGGCACTACAACTAATTTCAGCTTGCCATGACCTCATCAGAAGAGCGGCATCGCCTTCAGCACGGTTTATACACGGGAAGCCAACATCGTCTTCAGAGATCCTAAGAAATGTATTCTATCTAATCCTAGAACTCCTAACACAAACCGTCCTAACATTACTCCACGGTCCCAGTTGCTTTTTCCCATCTGCATCGCTCAATCACTATGTTGACACCAACAAACGCCATTTCAATGTTATACGAGTGTAAGAGGACGCGGGGACACAAGTTGTTCGATCCCCCACATCGTATGAGGAACACGGAACAACCGGTCCATGTCACTATGCTCGGTTACAAGCAACAAATGAACCACAACTTGTATAAGACCCTACAAAAGATGATTGCACTGTAAAACATATGTTACAAGTGTGACTATTTAAGAgacataacaaataaaaattgaataagGAACTTACCTTTTGTTTATCGCTAATTATGACCCAACCTCATCCATATGTGTTTAAGAGTTGAGATCATACATCAAATTTCTTAAGAACCACATCCAAGTGTCGCTACTCTCAACTCTAAAATCCACCCAAGCAATTGAATATCTAATCGTTTGCATCCCTAACAACATACAAGGTCCGACCTTGACAAATTTCATCCAAGAAACAACCATCCAAACCCATAACTTTCCTATATCCACTAAGAAATCCTTTCTTACAAGTAGCAAAACAGATATATGTTCTATCAAACAACACCTTATATGCAACCATAGATTGCATATCAGGCTTTTTAACATTCAATATAATAGTACTCTCAAGATTTCTCTCTCTAAGCTCCTCTGCATAATCCCACGCCTTTGCATATTAGTTCTCATACTTTCCCATTAACACTTGATAAGCAAACAACTATCCTTCTTACATTGAATTATACTTATATCTAAGCCCAAATGCTCCTTGATAAGCTCCTTGATAGCAATAGTTTTAATAGTTGGCATTGCTCTTATTGTAAAAAGATTGATTGGCCAACCAAGAACTCACTACCCTCGTATTTTTTAAGTTAATGCTACATGTGTGTTCTAAATGATAGGTCTTCACATGAAATGATCCAATACGAACATCAACGGATCAAGAAATCCTCCAATGACAACTTTGATGAGCACATTTTGtgctaacaattttttttatcgttctTTGTAGATTTTATCTCTCTACTTTCAACCACTAAATATTTTGTCAGAGCATCTTTGAAGTACATGCTACCATCAAATGTCATAGACAAAGTAAACACAGGCATAACACAATTAGGATCATATCTTAGAAACCTACTTCTCCTTCtagtaaaatcgtcattttctcctccttcatcGGACTCCAAACTCTCATATCCATATGTTTCATAGTACTTTGTTTCATAACCAACAGGGGCATCAATTACATTATCCACATCCAATTGTTGGGATGGTACCAACCTTGCGGATGGTTCCCCTATAATCAAATACTTTGTACCCCTCTCGCGAAACTTCATCTTGTTCTTCATTGCTTCTAGAAGCTCCTCATTATcacaatcatcatcatcaatcatTAATCTTTCAGCAACAAGGAAGTCTGTCCCATTGTCATTGTCGTCGTCATTGTCGTCATCCACAGTATAATCACATTCGTCAATTGAGTCATCAGAATCTAAATCACTCTCGTGCTCACCCAATATCTCACTACTAAACCAACATTAACATGTGCACCCTCACCGACCCCCTGACTAGCACCCTCACCTATACTTACATCTACACCGGCACCCTAACCATTACCCTCACCTACCTTATTGGCTGCAAAATTTTCTCCATATACCTCACTTAACCATAAATGCAAAGAACTAAAAACTATAGCAAGAACTCTGCTCTCATTCCATATGTTTGTCAACCCATCTTCTATAAACTTGCCACGCAACCTAAAATAAAGCTTTTCAAACTTACTATTGAACCCATTCTCGATGTCCCCGATGAAGCTTTCATTGCTCGGTAAACTGATATCAACTTTGACTAAATCAAACTTCCCCCCAACATATTCAAGTATTGACGAACGTGAAAACTTTTCACCATGAAAAATACAAATCCATGCCGACTTACCGCTCATCTCAACCCTACACAAAAAACGCAAGGTTCATTACATAATTGCGCTTAtctattttataatttaaggTACATGACAATACTTCACAATTTCCGGATATACAGGAATAGTTCGATTAAGATATACGTAtcgaccaatttagtccatgctTTTCTTTCCCACATAAATGATGAGATTAAGATATGCACATACATTAGTAGATTCTATAGCAAAGGGCCAGGTCAATGGATTGCTTCACTGACCGACATTTCCTTCCaacattaccaaaaaattcaagagagagagagagagacaaattgAGCTATTTCAAATGAAATTGAAGCAGCATGAAGACAAGGGCGACAGGCAAATGCGAAGGCATGGGGCGACAGACAAAGGTGAAAGTGTCAGGCGATGGACTCCGGCAAATACGTTGCCCGGGGCTAAGGCGTGGGGCGATGGACAAAGACAAAGGTGTCGGGCGATGGACTCCGGCAAATGCGTTGCCCGGGGCGAAGGTGTCAAAGATTGATTAAGGAAAGCGACTGACATTTGTGATGAGATCAAGCTAGGGTGGGAGAAGATCGTTCTACACGAGCCATTTTGGGCATatgataattaccaaaaaagttgtaaatttaattataaacataTTGCCGATATAACTCGAAAATATCCGAGGGATAGTGAAACCAGACATGAAGCACAAGTAGCATTCAGCGGTTCAAAGAGTAATCGGTTCTCAAAATGTAAGCTTTAGAACATTGTCAGAAAAAAAGAGTGAGACCGTGCCCTCCTGGACAAGAAAGCCATTCAGGCCAATGCAGATTGTGACAATTGCCTTCCACTTTACATTACGCCACCCCAGTTTTACAGCAGTAAAAGTGATTAGATTTTGCATGTCCCCTAATTGGATCCACGACCAGCCTGCCTATTACACACAGAATTTAACCCCACAAAGACCAGCAAAGACAAGACAGACAGAGGTCTCGCTCAAGAACCCCTCTCAATGGGTCATCAACAATCCCAACAACATACCCACCCACAAGATACCCGACCCGCCACCGAGCAGAGCCGCCGCCGCCCCGCCGGCAAAACTCCCTCCCGGTGTGCTCGTAGCCAGCACCAACACCATCCAGTCATCCTCGGACCCGAGGCCAGCCCCCGTGAACCTAGAGCCGTTCAGGTACTTCTGGTATGTGGTGCGGGTGTAGTTGGTGAGGACGAGCGTGGGGACCAGCTTCGGCACACACACCGGGAGTATGACCCCGTCCGTCGTGCTGTTGGGGTTGATCTTGCACTTGGACAGGGCGTCCTGGTAGCTGGAGGACTGCAGGCCGACGCCGGGGAGGGTGTTGGCGCCGTACGTGGCGGAGCAGGGCTGGTCCTCGATCTTGTCGGCAAGCTTGTCCGCAAGGCACATGGCCTTGTCGTTCTTGGCGAGCTGTGGGAGGTTCAGGGACTTTCTGTAGCTGTTGATGCCTTGAAGAagattgtcttcttcttcttctgcaatAACACATTAGAGCGAAGAGTGGAAGCTCTCAGATTACTCCTTATTCACACAGTTCAGATCATTCAAGAGCCCCACATGTAAAACACCTTATGGATTGACAGTTAAGTTATTCGGACATTTACAATCAAGAAACAACACCAGTCGAAACAAACGCGAGCTGCTACTAATGAATTACTAAAAGTAATGACAAGATCATCAGATCTGCAAAGGCAGAATTCAACTCAGAACTGACGAAATGACGCATGCACTCAAGTCGTGAATCCAAAGTAGACGATACCATGAAAACATCAGCAACAACagcaaaaaaagtgaaaagggcAACTACTCCACATGTGAAAACTTACACACCCAGGAAGTTTAATTTATATCGAAACAGGACATACCATCGCAGACCACTGGGTGCGATTGCAAGAAGATGGCGTGAACGAGAACAAACCCAGAGAGGAGAAATTTGACTGAACTCATGGTGATCAATGGAGGTGAGATCGCCGTGCGTCAGCAGCGAACAATG
The genomic region above belongs to Rhodamnia argentea isolate NSW1041297 chromosome 6, ASM2092103v1, whole genome shotgun sequence and contains:
- the LOC115751673 gene encoding mitochondrial Rho GTPase 1 isoform X2, with protein sequence MRLMILGVFLVWGGWCSTDLMARAAAGNALSGGVTGVRIVVVGDRGTGKSSLICTAATDAFPTNAPPVLPPTRLPEDFYPDRVPLTIIDTSSRVEDSGKLGEELRRADAVVLTYACDQPATLDRLSTFWLPELRRLEVKVPVIVVGCKLDLRDEHQQISLDDVMTPIMHQFREIETCIECSAFKLIQVPEVFYYAQKAVLHPTAPLFDQETQTLKPRCVRALKRIFILCDHDRDGALSDAELNDFQVKCFNAPLQPSEIVGVKRVVQEKLPEGVSEHGLTLTGFLFLHALFIEKGRLETTWTVLRKFGYDNDIKLAESLIPSSFKRSPDQSVELTNEAIEYLKGIFDLFDADGDGALRSSEIDDLFSTAPECPWNEAPYKDAAEKTALGGLSLDGFLSQWALMTLLDPARTLENLIYIGYPGDPSSAIRVTKTRRYNRKKQQSDRNVFQCLVFGPKKAGKSALLNSFLGRPFSDTYSSTTDERYAVNIVDQHGGVKKTLVLQEIPEDGVKKMLVKKESLAACDMAVFVHDSSDESSWKRATELLVEVASHGEITGFEVPCLIVAAKDDLDPCSMAIQDSTRVSQDMGIEAPIPISTKLGDFNNIFRRIVNAAEHPHLSIPETEAGRNRKQYHRLVNRSLMFVSAIVGLAAYRVYAARKNASS
- the LOC115751673 gene encoding mitochondrial Rho GTPase 1 isoform X1 produces the protein MRLMILGVFLVWGGWCSTDLMARAAAGNALSGGVTGVRIVVVGDRGTGKSSLICTAATDAFPTNAPPVLPPTRLPEDFYPDRVPLTIIDTSSRVEDSGKLGEELRRADAVVLTYACDQPATLDRLSTFWLPELRRLEVKVPVIVVGCKLDLRDEHQQISLDDVMTPIMHQFREIETCIECSAFKLIQVPEVFYYAQKAVLHPTAPLFDQETQTLKPRCVRALKRIFILCDHDRDGALSDAELNDFQVKCFNAPLQPSEIVGVKRVVQEKLPEGVSEHGLTLTGFLFLHALFIEKGRLETTWTVLRKFGYDNDIKLAESLIPSSFKRSPDQSVELTNEAIEYLKGIFDLFDADGDGALRSSEIDDLFSTAPECPWNEAPYKDAAEKTALGGLSLDGFLSQWALMTLLDPARTLENLIYIGYPGDPSSAIRVTKTRRYNRKKQQSDRNVFQCLVFGPKKAGKSALLNSFLGRPFSDTYSSTTDERYAVNIVDQHGGVKKTLVLQEIPEDGVKKMLVKKESLAACDMAVFVHDSSDESSWKRATELLVEVASHGEITGFEVPCLIVAAKDDLDPCSMAIQDSTRVSQDMGIEAPIPISTKLGDFNNIFRRIVNAAEHPHLSIPETEAGRNRKQYHRLVNRSLMFVSVGAAVAIVGLAAYRVYAARKNASS
- the LOC125315442 gene encoding uncharacterized GPI-anchored protein At5g19250, with the protein product MSSVKFLLSGFVLVHAIFLQSHPVVCDEEEDNLLQGINSYRKSLNLPQLAKNDKAMCLADKLADKIEDQPCSATYGANTLPGVGLQSSSYQDALSKCKINPNSTTDGVILPVCVPKLVPTLVLTNYTRTTYQKYLNGSRFTGAGLGSEDDWMVLVLATSTPGGSFAGGAAAALLGGGSGILWVGMLLGLLMTH